A region of Rhodospirillales bacterium RIFCSPLOWO2_02_FULL_58_16 DNA encodes the following proteins:
- a CDS encoding thiamine-phosphate kinase: protein MGRSRKSSEFGIISRFFAPLAEGEPGAFGLTDDAALIPAGPGRLVITTDAIVAGIHFPEATAADLIAAKMLGVNLSDMAAMGATPEVYTLSLALSEDVDDDWLELFSSSLAAEQEIYRITLIGGDTVATTGPLTFAVSMVGRVEEGRELRRSGARPGDIIYVSGAIGDAALGLKVINGELPWLADGFGEDLADRYYRPQPRVELGRRLAGLAHAAIDVSDGLAADLRHVCAASGVAATLAAHKVPLSPAGRAAVEHAPELISSVLGGGDDYELLFTAPPEAADALARLSRDLNLPLTAVGSIAGMTGETHGVTIIDKNGDEIKLTADGYLHFA from the coding sequence GTGGGGAGAAGCAGGAAAAGCTCTGAATTCGGGATTATCTCCCGTTTCTTCGCCCCCCTGGCCGAGGGCGAGCCGGGAGCTTTCGGGCTTACCGACGACGCCGCGCTGATCCCCGCCGGACCGGGTCGTCTGGTCATCACCACCGACGCCATAGTCGCCGGTATCCATTTCCCGGAAGCGACGGCGGCGGATTTGATCGCCGCCAAGATGCTGGGGGTGAATCTCTCCGATATGGCGGCCATGGGCGCAACGCCGGAGGTCTATACGCTTTCGTTGGCCCTGTCCGAAGACGTTGACGACGATTGGCTGGAGTTGTTTTCGTCCTCCCTGGCGGCGGAACAGGAGATTTACCGGATAACCTTGATCGGCGGCGACACGGTGGCGACGACCGGGCCGCTTACCTTCGCCGTAAGCATGGTGGGCAGGGTGGAGGAGGGGAGAGAATTGCGGCGTTCGGGCGCTCGTCCCGGCGACATTATTTATGTTTCGGGAGCAATCGGCGACGCCGCCCTCGGCCTGAAAGTAATTAACGGCGAACTTCCGTGGTTGGCCGACGGCTTTGGCGAAGACCTGGCGGATCGCTACTACAGACCGCAGCCGCGAGTGGAATTGGGACGGCGGCTTGCCGGACTCGCTCATGCCGCCATCGACGTTTCGGACGGGTTGGCGGCTGACCTCAGACATGTATGCGCGGCGTCGGGCGTTGCCGCTACTTTAGCGGCGCATAAAGTCCCTTTATCGCCGGCGGGCCGGGCGGCGGTTGAACACGCCCCGGAATTGATTTCAAGCGTCCTCGGCGGGGGAGACGATTACGAACTCCTCTTTACCGCTCCCCCCGAAGCCGCCGATGCGCTTGCTCGTTTGTCGCGGGACCTGAACCTGCCCCTGACCGCCGTTGGAAGCATTGCCGGAATGACCGGGGAAACGCACGGAGTCACAATCATTGATAAAAACGGCGATGAAATCAAACTGACCGCCGACGGCTACCTGCATTTTGCGTGA
- a CDS encoding restriction endonuclease produces MALDLANYEAKARNAVRLFWGKREAARQKQLKSGKADQGERSGVTGGKNMNGFPDLVVDLVKANGLADAAILQDGRVLTLPGYFRPTKLWDLLILRKGCLIAALEFKSQVGPSFGNNFNNRAEEAIGTAVDLWTAYREGAFGEQPRPFIGWLMLLEDAPASCSPVRDRSPHFPVFPDFHNASYAERYNALCKKLVQEQMYTAACILTSPRNTGNYSEMSDMTGLKTFVTAFAGHIAVEAAR; encoded by the coding sequence ATGGCGCTTGACCTTGCAAATTACGAAGCTAAAGCGCGAAACGCCGTAAGATTATTCTGGGGCAAACGAGAAGCCGCCCGGCAGAAGCAGCTCAAATCAGGCAAGGCTGATCAGGGCGAACGATCCGGTGTCACCGGCGGCAAGAATATGAACGGCTTCCCGGATTTGGTTGTCGATCTGGTTAAAGCAAACGGATTGGCGGACGCAGCTATTCTACAAGATGGTCGGGTGCTGACGTTGCCGGGATATTTCCGGCCCACAAAACTTTGGGATTTGCTGATCCTTCGGAAGGGCTGCTTGATTGCGGCGTTGGAATTCAAGTCCCAGGTCGGACCATCATTCGGCAACAACTTCAACAACCGCGCCGAGGAAGCCATAGGCACAGCAGTTGATCTTTGGACTGCCTACCGTGAAGGCGCCTTCGGCGAGCAACCTCGCCCGTTTATCGGCTGGTTGATGCTGCTGGAGGATGCTCCTGCTTCTTGTTCGCCGGTGCGGGATAGGTCACCGCATTTCCCCGTATTTCCCGACTTCCATAACGCCTCCTATGCAGAACGTTATAATGCCCTCTGCAAGAAGCTCGTTCAAGAGCAGATGTACACTGCGGCGTGCATTCTTACCTCGCCGCGAAATACGGGCAATTACTCGGAAATGAGCGATATGACCGGCCTGAAGACTTTTGTAACGGCATTTGCCGGACACATTGCGGTCGAAGCTGCGCGGTAG
- a CDS encoding modification methylase PaeR7I produces MSEGGAEKRGAISTRREVVDFILDLIGYTADRPLYEKKLLEPSFGNGDFLLAAIERLIAAYQYGRKQKPLEVASLMSCICSVELHRDTFIATGNRIDALLDTSGFKKNDRRALLDAWLTHGDFLLTSLPGDFDYVAGNPPYIRQELIPDALMAEYRRRFRTIYDRADIYVPFIEKSLSLLRERGTLGFICADRWMKNRYGGPLRRLVAEKYHLKFFIDMVDTPAFHSDVIAYPAITIIANEPPGPTRLAHRPEINEKALSSLAETMLNGSGTLNGTVEVIEQVSAGKEPWILESFDRLAVVRRLEREFPTLKEAGCKVGIGVATGADQVFIAPFDALDVESDRKLPLVMTRDILSGAVQWRGFGVINPFNDEGGLVALDKYPRLYAYLKEHDEKIKKRHVSQKNPNNWYRTIDRIYPALARRPKLLIPDIKGEAHVVYEDGHFYPHHNLYFITSDEWDLRALQAVLLSGIAKLFVAIYSTKMRGGYLRFQAQHLRRIRVPLWQNVPGDLKFDLAAAAGSGDIASCNEATFRLYRMSKAERTILAGNGS; encoded by the coding sequence TTGTCCGAAGGCGGCGCTGAGAAACGGGGAGCGATCTCTACTCGGCGTGAAGTGGTTGACTTCATTCTCGATTTGATCGGCTACACGGCTGACCGTCCTCTTTATGAGAAAAAGCTGCTCGAACCATCATTCGGCAATGGTGATTTTCTCTTGGCGGCAATCGAAAGGCTAATTGCGGCATACCAATACGGAAGAAAACAGAAACCACTTGAAGTCGCCTCCCTCATGTCGTGCATATGCAGCGTGGAACTTCATCGCGACACATTTATCGCAACGGGCAATCGCATTGATGCATTACTCGATACAAGCGGATTCAAGAAAAATGACCGTCGCGCTCTTCTTGACGCATGGCTCACGCATGGAGATTTTCTCCTTACGTCCTTACCCGGCGATTTTGACTATGTAGCAGGCAACCCTCCATACATTAGACAAGAACTCATCCCCGATGCCTTGATGGCTGAGTACCGGCGCCGTTTCCGGACAATATATGACCGCGCCGATATCTATGTGCCATTCATCGAAAAATCGCTTTCGCTGCTTCGCGAAAGAGGTACGCTGGGGTTTATTTGTGCTGATCGCTGGATGAAGAATCGTTATGGGGGGCCATTGCGACGCCTCGTGGCAGAGAAATATCACCTTAAATTCTTTATCGACATGGTGGATACGCCGGCCTTCCACTCTGACGTGATTGCTTATCCGGCGATCACAATAATTGCAAACGAACCGCCGGGACCGACGCGACTGGCCCATCGCCCGGAAATTAATGAAAAGGCGCTTTCCTCGCTTGCCGAGACGATGTTAAACGGCAGTGGAACGCTGAACGGGACAGTGGAGGTAATAGAGCAGGTCAGCGCCGGGAAAGAACCTTGGATACTCGAATCTTTCGACCGACTTGCCGTCGTGCGACGGCTTGAACGTGAGTTTCCAACGCTGAAAGAAGCCGGGTGTAAAGTCGGAATTGGCGTCGCCACGGGCGCCGACCAAGTGTTCATCGCGCCCTTTGACGCCCTTGATGTAGAGTCTGATCGCAAGCTGCCGCTGGTTATGACGCGGGATATTCTATCCGGCGCGGTACAGTGGCGAGGTTTCGGTGTGATAAATCCGTTTAATGACGAGGGTGGCCTCGTCGCCCTGGATAAGTATCCGAGGCTCTACGCTTATCTCAAAGAGCATGACGAAAAGATCAAGAAGCGCCACGTTTCACAGAAAAACCCGAACAATTGGTATAGAACCATTGACCGCATTTATCCGGCATTGGCGAGACGACCAAAATTGTTGATCCCTGACATTAAGGGTGAAGCGCATGTCGTCTATGAAGACGGACACTTCTACCCTCACCATAACCTGTACTTCATCACATCCGACGAATGGGACTTACGGGCGTTACAAGCGGTATTGCTGTCGGGCATTGCCAAGTTGTTTGTGGCCATATACTCGACCAAAATGCGTGGTGGCTACCTGCGCTTCCAGGCGCAGCATCTCCGGCGCATCCGTGTGCCGCTCTGGCAGAACGTTCCCGGCGACTTAAAGTTCGATCTGGCCGCCGCAGCCGGAAGCGGCGATATCGCAAGCTGCAACGAAGCTACGTTCAGGCTATACCGCATGAGCAAAGCCGAGCGCACCATTCTTGCCGGCAATGGAAGTTGA
- a CDS encoding 3,4-dihydroxy-2-butanone-4-phosphate synthase, whose protein sequence is MPHSKNLSSIEEIINDARNGRMFILIDDEDRENEGDLVVPAQMATPDAVNFMAKYGRGLICLALTSRRVEELELPLMARKNASRHDTAFTVSIEAREGVSTGISASDRARTIAVAIDPTIDKGDIVSPGHVFPLAAREGGVLVRAGHTEAAVDIARLAGLNPSGVICEIMNDDGAMSRTPELIEFAKTHGIRIATISDLIAYRLRHDRIVERVMETTFDSLYGGEFQMFVYINRIAYAEHVALVKGDISSCGGPVPVRMHSLNVLEDVLGDKSAGREEELHQAMRMIGDLGRGIAVLIREPYRSGLSDRVRSKLDDGGKRPEQLRDYGVGAQILLDLGISEMILLSNTKHTIIGLEGYGLTVTEQRPIKGPLNV, encoded by the coding sequence GTGCCTCACAGCAAGAATCTGTCCTCGATCGAGGAAATCATCAACGACGCCCGCAACGGACGCATGTTCATCCTCATTGACGACGAGGACCGGGAAAACGAAGGCGATCTGGTGGTCCCCGCTCAGATGGCGACGCCTGACGCCGTCAACTTCATGGCCAAATACGGGCGCGGCCTGATCTGTCTGGCGCTTACGTCAAGGCGGGTGGAAGAACTGGAACTGCCGCTGATGGCGCGGAAAAACGCCTCGCGCCACGACACCGCCTTCACCGTCTCGATTGAGGCGCGTGAGGGAGTAAGCACAGGCATATCGGCATCGGACAGGGCGCGGACCATCGCCGTCGCCATTGACCCGACAATCGACAAAGGCGATATCGTCAGCCCCGGTCACGTCTTTCCGCTGGCGGCGCGGGAAGGCGGCGTTCTGGTTCGCGCCGGCCATACCGAAGCGGCGGTGGATATTGCCCGTCTGGCCGGGCTGAACCCATCGGGCGTGATTTGCGAGATCATGAACGACGACGGCGCCATGTCGCGGACGCCGGAGCTGATCGAGTTCGCCAAAACCCACGGCATCAGGATCGCCACCATCTCCGATCTTATCGCCTACCGCCTGCGCCATGACCGGATTGTCGAGCGCGTCATGGAAACGACTTTCGACAGCCTTTACGGCGGCGAGTTCCAGATGTTCGTCTACATTAACCGCATCGCCTATGCCGAGCATGTCGCCCTGGTGAAAGGCGACATCTCATCGTGCGGGGGGCCGGTTCCGGTGCGGATGCATTCCCTTAACGTGCTTGAAGACGTTCTCGGCGACAAAAGCGCGGGCAGGGAGGAAGAGCTTCATCAGGCGATGCGGATGATCGGCGATTTAGGGCGCGGCATAGCGGTTCTTATCCGCGAACCGTACCGCTCCGGTCTTTCCGACCGCGTGCGCTCGAAACTTGATGACGGGGGAAAACGACCGGAACAATTGCGTGATTACGGCGTCGGCGCCCAGATTCTGCTTGATCTCGGCATCAGCGAAATGATCTTGCTATCCAATACCAAGCACACCATCATCGGCCTTGAAGGATACGGCCTGACCGTGACCGAGCAACGTCCCATAAAAGGCCCGCTGAATGTCTGA
- a CDS encoding riboflavin biosynthesis protein RibD, giving the protein MRAALALARRGLGNAWPNPAVGCVLVREDLQGMVVGRGWTRPGGRPHAEAEALRRAGDKARGAAAYVSLEPCDHHGQTPPCSQALIDAGIVRAVIAIEDPDPRVSGKGIARLRAAGVKVVEGVLEDEARQANLGFILKITKQRPLFALKLATDGVGRIPAPGDAEKGITGSLARQRGHLLRACHDGVLFGVGTVLDDDPEYTCRLPGMSEHSPVRVLLDPQLRLPVNAKLLQTLDKAPLWVIVGTKPAINRDIYPDSKNLEFIVAGEVDENDRPTPRWVAGELARRGLTRILIEAGPKVTAAFLRDDLVDRIFWFKTKQPLKDAGVAAFDALTAARQFVKTAVHDLGDDILEIYQRTG; this is encoded by the coding sequence ATGCGCGCCGCTTTGGCGCTGGCGCGTCGGGGCTTGGGAAACGCATGGCCCAACCCGGCGGTCGGTTGCGTGCTGGTGCGCGAGGACTTGCAGGGAATGGTGGTCGGGCGGGGCTGGACCCGACCGGGAGGCCGTCCTCACGCCGAGGCCGAGGCGCTCCGCCGCGCCGGCGACAAGGCCCGTGGCGCCGCCGCCTACGTCAGTCTGGAGCCGTGCGATCATCATGGGCAAACCCCTCCCTGTTCCCAGGCACTGATCGACGCCGGCATTGTCCGCGCCGTAATCGCCATAGAAGACCCCGATCCGCGAGTCTCGGGAAAGGGAATCGCCCGCCTGCGGGCCGCCGGCGTCAAGGTTGTAGAAGGCGTATTGGAAGACGAGGCGCGGCAAGCCAACCTGGGATTTATCCTTAAGATAACAAAGCAACGCCCGCTGTTCGCCCTCAAACTGGCGACCGACGGCGTTGGGCGCATTCCGGCGCCGGGCGACGCGGAAAAAGGGATCACCGGGTCTCTCGCCCGTCAACGGGGACACCTGCTGCGCGCTTGCCATGACGGGGTTCTGTTCGGCGTCGGCACCGTGCTGGATGACGATCCTGAATACACTTGCCGTTTGCCGGGGATGAGTGAACACTCGCCTGTCCGGGTGCTTTTGGACCCGCAATTACGTCTGCCGGTTAATGCCAAGCTGTTGCAAACGCTGGATAAAGCTCCGTTATGGGTGATCGTCGGGACAAAACCGGCGATCAACCGCGACATCTATCCCGACTCGAAAAATCTGGAATTTATCGTCGCCGGGGAGGTGGATGAGAATGACCGTCCGACGCCGCGCTGGGTGGCAGGCGAACTTGCCCGTCGCGGCTTGACCCGGATACTGATCGAGGCAGGCCCCAAGGTGACGGCGGCGTTTTTGCGCGATGATCTGGTTGACCGGATTTTTTGGTTCAAGACGAAGCAGCCGCTGAAAGACGCCGGCGTCGCCGCCTTCGACGCCTTGACCGCCGCCCGGCAATTCGTCAAAACAGCGGTCCACGATCTGGGCGACGATATTCTCGAAATCTATCAGCGGACGGGTTAG
- a CDS encoding 6,7-dimethyl-8-ribityllumazine synthase, producing the protein MSEKPRVLIIEARFYEDIADELAKGAAAVLDEAGIAYERHAVPGVFETPAAVHFAIRSMEMGAVKYSGVIVLGCVIRGETDHYEYISSSAVQALMNLTVSYSIALGFGVLTCENYEQARERAAVDRKNIGARAAMTCLRMMDLKKDFHLVIR; encoded by the coding sequence ATGTCTGAAAAGCCGCGAGTCCTCATCATTGAGGCAAGATTTTACGAGGACATCGCCGATGAATTGGCGAAGGGCGCCGCAGCCGTTCTGGATGAAGCCGGAATAGCCTATGAGCGCCACGCCGTTCCCGGCGTTTTCGAGACTCCGGCGGCGGTCCATTTCGCCATCCGTTCGATGGAGATGGGAGCGGTGAAATATTCCGGCGTCATCGTCCTCGGCTGTGTCATTCGCGGCGAGACCGATCACTACGAATACATCAGCAGCAGCGCCGTTCAGGCGTTGATGAACCTGACCGTCTCCTACAGCATCGCGCTGGGGTTCGGCGTGCTTACCTGCGAAAACTACGAACAGGCCCGGGAACGCGCCGCCGTTGACCGCAAAAACATCGGCGCCAGGGCCGCTATGACATGTCTCAGGATGATGGACCTCAAAAAAGATTTTCATCTGGTGATTCGATGA
- a CDS encoding (p)ppGpp synthetase, with protein sequence MKQEDSKAISAVAAFIEKRHEFQIFMDGISQWFLTHPKLRHPDFPFVHSVKARLKNNEHLKEKIIRKSKENIEITKDNIFDEITDLAGVRVLHLYQDQFRTIHEEFLVKVNKLHDWYLPEHPKAYTWDPESIQFFENQNIKVEIKESFYTSVHYLVKPREDSLICCEIQVRTLFEEIWGEIDHVLNYPRQSLNLSCREQLLVLAKLVGAGSRLADSIFRSSTENNNSKHWGDPAS encoded by the coding sequence ATGAAACAGGAAGATTCGAAAGCGATTAGTGCCGTTGCTGCTTTTATTGAGAAGAGGCACGAATTCCAGATTTTCATGGATGGCATCAGCCAGTGGTTTTTAACTCATCCAAAACTACGACATCCAGATTTTCCCTTTGTTCATTCGGTTAAGGCGCGTCTCAAAAACAATGAACACTTAAAGGAAAAAATTATCCGCAAATCTAAGGAGAATATCGAAATTACCAAGGATAATATTTTCGATGAGATTACGGATTTAGCTGGTGTACGGGTTCTTCACTTATATCAAGATCAATTTCGAACAATCCATGAAGAATTTCTCGTTAAGGTAAATAAACTGCATGACTGGTATCTACCTGAACATCCAAAGGCGTACACTTGGGATCCAGAGTCGATACAATTTTTTGAGAACCAAAATATAAAGGTTGAGATTAAGGAAAGTTTCTACACGAGCGTTCATTACCTCGTGAAACCGAGAGAAGATTCGCTCATATGCTGTGAAATTCAGGTGCGTACATTGTTTGAAGAAATTTGGGGCGAAATTGATCATGTCCTGAACTACCCTCGACAATCACTCAACTTATCATGCCGTGAACAGCTGTTGGTTTTGGCAAAACTTGTGGGTGCGGGAAGCCGCCTTGCTGATTCTATTTTCAGAAGCTCTACGGAAAACAACAATTCAAAACATTGGGGCGACCCCGCCTCTTGA
- a CDS encoding cobyrinic acid a,c-diamide synthase, protein MKTISIFNNKGGVGKTTLTFHLAHALAEMKHKTLVVDLDPQCNLTILGMDEEELHEIWSVEDSFIDDFQGAREKCTPVDFDKIISEPRSVHFLLKPAEDGAAEIGKLPPPYKLATNLDLIPGRLTMHLYEDKIAGRWSDVYQGDPLAIRTVTKPRELAESYAKQHGYEYIIMDTSPSLGTLNKVIISTADGFLIPCMPDMFSLYGVQNIGNALSVWKKQFDTIYHLLSSEKRKSFPANYVRLLGFTIYNAKKYSGKEKPWNLATAHYNYAKKIPDAINQFIPSGVRDRLEEKALSSPVGETAIMHTHNTLPSMAQRYHLPMWKVPSCDSLDNTDVSTIKGNRGIYEDTKSKYAVFATALLTRLKTLE, encoded by the coding sequence ATGAAAACCATATCAATATTTAACAATAAGGGCGGTGTTGGTAAAACAACGCTGACTTTTCACTTGGCACATGCTTTAGCTGAAATGAAGCACAAAACGCTTGTCGTCGATTTAGATCCCCAATGTAACCTAACTATTCTCGGTATGGATGAAGAAGAACTTCATGAAATATGGTCTGTTGAGGATTCATTTATTGATGATTTCCAAGGGGCAAGAGAAAAATGTACGCCCGTTGATTTTGATAAGATAATTTCTGAACCTAGATCGGTTCACTTCCTTTTAAAGCCAGCTGAGGATGGTGCTGCAGAAATAGGAAAGTTGCCACCACCATATAAATTAGCAACTAATTTGGACCTTATCCCAGGTCGTCTCACCATGCATTTATATGAAGATAAGATTGCTGGTCGTTGGAGCGACGTATATCAGGGAGACCCCCTCGCGATCCGTACTGTTACCAAACCACGAGAACTTGCCGAGTCTTATGCCAAACAGCATGGGTATGAATATATTATTATGGATACATCGCCAAGCCTAGGCACTTTGAACAAGGTAATTATTTCTACAGCAGACGGCTTTCTCATTCCATGTATGCCCGACATGTTTTCTCTATATGGGGTTCAGAACATTGGGAATGCATTAAGTGTCTGGAAAAAACAATTTGATACAATTTACCATTTACTTTCCTCTGAGAAACGTAAATCCTTTCCGGCCAATTATGTGAGACTTCTTGGTTTTACTATTTATAATGCTAAAAAATATTCTGGTAAAGAAAAGCCGTGGAATCTCGCAACAGCGCATTACAATTACGCAAAAAAGATTCCTGATGCGATCAATCAATTTATACCATCAGGTGTTAGGGATAGGTTGGAAGAAAAAGCGTTATCGTCCCCTGTAGGCGAAACCGCAATTATGCACACTCACAATACCCTCCCCAGTATGGCACAACGCTATCATTTGCCAATGTGGAAAGTCCCATCATGTGATAGTTTGGATAATACCGATGTCTCCACGATAAAAGGAAACAGAGGTATTTATGAGGATACAAAAAGTAAATACGCCGTGTTTGCGACGGCTCTTTTAACGCGCCTCAAAACTTTAGAATAG
- a CDS encoding DUF1640 domain-containing protein has translation MTAITFDTLKFVERLKAAGIPEAHAKAEAEALIEALSESATNSLATKRDVSRIEVKLVEHDGEFKLIKWMLGILMAGVMSLIIKSFF, from the coding sequence ATGACGGCAATCACCTTTGATACCCTGAAGTTCGTGGAGCGGCTGAAGGCGGCGGGCATTCCCGAAGCTCACGCTAAAGCCGAGGCTGAGGCGCTAATCGAGGCCCTGTCCGAGTCGGCGACTAATTCTCTGGCCACCAAACGGGATGTCAGCCGCATCGAAGTAAAGCTTGTGGAACACGACGGCGAGTTCAAACTCATCAAGTGGATGCTGGGCATCCTCATGGCGGGCGTGATGTCGCTGATCATTAAGTCCTTTTTCTAG
- a CDS encoding transcription antitermination factor NusB, giving the protein MNAETGTATKKRKAGPRRRTARLSAVQALYEMEVSGAAVDSVLEEFLKNRWKEAEREGGAENALAKPSPALLSELVHSVAERGPELDEAIKPALSGDLCIERIEPLLKVIMRAAVHELMNPCHDVSAAVIISEYVDITHAFFSGNEINLVNGVLGNLARRLRPGEKEAKSGEKQEKL; this is encoded by the coding sequence ATGAACGCCGAAACCGGGACAGCAACCAAAAAACGCAAGGCGGGACCGCGCCGTCGCACCGCCCGCCTGTCCGCCGTGCAAGCCCTCTATGAGATGGAGGTAAGCGGCGCGGCGGTCGATTCGGTGCTTGAGGAGTTCCTCAAAAACCGCTGGAAAGAAGCGGAGAGGGAGGGAGGCGCCGAAAACGCCTTGGCCAAACCAAGTCCGGCGCTGCTTTCCGAGCTTGTTCACAGCGTGGCGGAACGCGGGCCGGAACTGGACGAGGCGATCAAGCCCGCTCTTTCCGGGGATTTATGCATTGAGCGGATAGAACCTCTGCTGAAGGTAATCATGAGGGCCGCCGTCCACGAGCTGATGAACCCATGTCATGATGTCTCGGCCGCCGTCATCATCAGCGAGTATGTTGACATCACTCACGCCTTTTTTTCCGGTAATGAAATAAATCTGGTCAACGGCGTGCTCGGCAATCTGGCCCGCCGGTTGCGTCCCGGAGAAAAGGAAGCTAAAAGTGGGGAGAAGCAGGAAAAGCTCTGA
- a CDS encoding transcriptional regulator NrdR, with protein sequence MRCPFCGHGDTQVKDSRPTEENATIRRRRFCPSCGSRFTTFERVQLRELSVVKKDGAKAPFDRDKVLRSLKIALRKRPVEDDQIERIVNGIQRRLETLGESEIPTKVIGEMIMENLANMDQVAYVRFASVYRNFHEAKDFKDFVGTLDGYEKD encoded by the coding sequence ATGCGCTGTCCGTTTTGCGGTCATGGAGATACGCAGGTCAAGGATTCACGTCCGACCGAGGAAAACGCAACCATTCGCCGGCGGCGTTTTTGTCCCTCGTGCGGATCGCGGTTTACCACTTTCGAGCGGGTTCAGCTTCGTGAACTGTCGGTGGTCAAGAAAGACGGCGCCAAAGCGCCGTTCGACCGCGACAAAGTGTTGCGTTCGCTCAAAATCGCCTTGCGCAAGAGGCCGGTTGAAGACGACCAGATCGAGCGCATCGTCAACGGCATCCAAAGACGTCTGGAAACTCTCGGCGAGAGCGAAATTCCCACCAAGGTCATCGGCGAGATGATTATGGAAAACCTCGCCAATATGGATCAGGTGGCCTATGTGCGCTTTGCTTCGGTCTACCGTAACTTCCACGAGGCCAAGGACTTCAAGGACTTCGTCGGAACGCTGGATGGCTACGAAAAAGACTGA
- a CDS encoding riboflavin synthase subunit alpha, whose protein sequence is MFTGIITDIGQVRSVLRGGDARIEIATSYDAGTIAVGASICCSGACMTVIDKGRGWFAVSASEETLSCTTMGGWAQGSRINLERSLKVGDELGGHIVSGHVDGVARLESVTPQGDSLRLVFQAPETLKLFIAAKGSVAVDGVSLTINEVDGRNFGVNIIPHTREHTTLGRLAAGDKVNLEIDMLARYVARLLDRK, encoded by the coding sequence ATGTTCACAGGAATCATCACCGATATCGGTCAAGTCCGATCCGTCCTGCGCGGCGGCGACGCCCGCATCGAAATAGCAACCTCCTATGACGCCGGGACAATCGCCGTCGGCGCCTCCATCTGTTGTTCGGGGGCCTGCATGACGGTGATCGACAAGGGCAGGGGCTGGTTCGCCGTCTCCGCCTCGGAAGAAACCCTGTCCTGCACCACCATGGGCGGCTGGGCGCAAGGTAGTAGAATTAATCTTGAACGATCCCTGAAAGTGGGAGACGAATTAGGCGGCCATATCGTTTCCGGGCATGTTGACGGCGTTGCCCGCCTTGAAAGCGTAACGCCGCAAGGGGATTCGTTGCGTCTCGTTTTTCAGGCTCCGGAAACCTTGAAATTATTCATCGCCGCCAAAGGGTCAGTCGCCGTTGACGGCGTATCGCTGACCATAAATGAAGTTGACGGGAGAAACTTCGGCGTCAACATTATCCCCCACACTCGCGAACACACTACGCTCGGCCGTTTGGCGGCGGGCGACAAGGTGAACCTGGAAATCGACATGCTGGCGCGTTATGTTGCGCGTCTTCTTGATAGGAAATAA